The segment aaaaactcagcaaaatttgccgagatttggacagccgagcgttcagtgaaaatttcagttttgcaaatcgacgtttacaaaTGTTTattaacgtttggcatcataaaaaattttaccgaacgctcggctgtccaaatcttggcaaaattttgctgacttcggcactttttttaagtgtgtagtaaGATCCGTacgcattgtgtttggggcttaagTACGTAAGTAAATAAGAATTTAGTGAATGCAGCAGAAAAAAATGGAATATAGAATTACCATGCGATATCGTTTGGTGAACTGAACTCAAGCGAAGACTGTTTTTTAGATAAATTTCGTGTAACACATTTTAAGCGTGTACCCAGAGCACATGTCGCGAGAAACGTCAAAATATTCACGACGAATAAGTAAAAGTAAACACCAACACAGAAGATAGAACAGCGGACAGCGGACAGCGGTCGAAAACGGAAATTCTGAAAcataaaaatttaggtttttcaATAGAATAATATGGACTTGGAACTAAGAAACGTAAGAAACACCATTTAAATATTAgttcgtttaaaaaaaatccttataCCTAGATAACGAACTTTTTTCCTCCATTCAGCTGAAAGATTTTCTTGGATTATACAACAAGGTAACGGAGCTGTGCTTTACTGCCTGTGTAGATAATTTTTTCGGCCGTGACCTGTCGCCGGGTGAGATTCGCTGTTCGGAAGCTTGCGTCGGCAAATTTACCAATGTGAACCAACGGTTAATGCAGGTCTACGTTGGAGTGCAGGGTGCAATCAACCAACGAAGAATGGTAGAATTTGAAGAGCAACAAGCTAAACTGCTGGAAGCGCAACGGCAGCAAGAAAGCAGCAGTGCTCCTCCCTCAACGGAAACGACCGGTAACGTGACACAGTTAGACGATAAGTTGGACGGTGGTACCAGGGATAACTGAAGTAAAGTAAGTTAGTAATACTAGTTCGTAAGAGAGCAACGTCCGATAGTTGGTATGAGTAATGTATGCATAAATGTGCTGGTGGGGCTTCCAGGGGTTGGGAAGACTACATTTTGCAATGAG is part of the Sabethes cyaneus chromosome 2, idSabCyanKW18_F2, whole genome shotgun sequence genome and harbors:
- the LOC128733388 gene encoding mitochondrial import inner membrane translocase subunit Tim10B, with protein sequence MDLELRNLKDFLGLYNKVTELCFTACVDNFFGRDLSPGEIRCSEACVGKFTNVNQRLMQVYVGVQGAINQRRMVEFEEQQAKLLEAQRQQESSSAPPSTETTGNVTQLDDKLDGGTRDN